CTATCGTCGGGTGTACAAGACCATGAGGGGCTTGGgcaaagtgaacgctcacagtcttttccccaggtagagaattctaaaactggacacaggcttaaggtgagaggggagaagtttGAGAGGGAGCTCAGGGACAATCTTTTCACTtagagggtagtccatatctggaacgagctgccagagggactgcagaagcagatacaattaaaatacatttagacacatATGTGTTTGGGtacggtttagaaggatatggaccaaatgcaatcaAATGGGACTAACACAAAataccaacttggtcagcatggacaagatgggctgaagggcctatatcGGGTAGATACAGAGTCGCTCGCTCAGTGTAAAGaaaatcgagaaccagtggacatgttttaggtgaaagatttaatagcaacctgaggggcaacgtttatacacaaagggtggagctggaacaagctgtcagactaGGACGTGGAGGAGGCAGACATTtacgaaacatttggacaagtgggactagtgtagatgggacgtgttggtcggcatgggcaagttgggccgaagggcctgtttccacactgtatggagatgggccatgttgggctgaagggtctgtttccacggtgtCTGACGCCCTTGCAGATGAGCCATGTTgaacggcatgggcaagttgggccaaagggcctgtttacatggtgCATGACTCTCCATAACTCTAGtctagttggggcatgttggttggcattggcaggctgggccaaagggcctgtttacatggtgCACGACTCTCCATAACTCTAGtctagttggggcatgttggttggcattggcaggctgggccaaagagcctgtttacatGGTGCATGACTCTCCATAACTCTGGTTGGGGCAGGTTGGTCGGCattggcaggttgggccgaagggcctgtttccatgtcctaTGACTCTCTATAACTCTAGTCTGGTTGGGCcttgttggccagcatggacaggtcgggccgaagggcctctttacaTGGAATATGACTCTCTATAACTCTAGTCTGCTTGGGCCATGTTTGCCAGCATGGTcaggtcgggccgaagggcctacaagATGGAGCAGAGCTTGGAGGTGTGGCTGACCTGCCCTCGGAGCCGGGCCCTGATCTTGGTGGAGTCGCGGCGCTGGAGGGAGGGTCGGGCGGGGAGAGGGAGCAGGTCGGGGCACTGCCTCCTCTGAGCCCGGTGCAACACGATGCGGTAGAGGCCGGTGACGGGGCTGCGCGGCCCCTTGCCCAGGCTCTCCAGCATGTGTGCCTCGGTCACTCCCAGCCCGGTCAGCGCCCCCCTGGTCTCCTCCTGCTCCCTCCTCAGCCCCTGGCAGCCCCCGGCCAGGTGCCCCGGGTCCAGGGGGAAGGGGTCGAGGGGGCGGCAGCAGTGGGCTCCCCGCATCCACTCGCTGTGGACCAGCTGCTGGAGGCTGCAGCGCTCGCTGGCCGCTGCCCGCAGCAGGGAGCGGATGAGGCGGCCGCAAGGTGCCGACAGGTGGGGCGGCTCCGGGTACACCCCCTCCAGGATGCTGCGCTTCAGCTTGGCCACCGTGTCCGCCCGGAACGGCATGCTCCCCGCCACCATGAAATACAGCAGCACTCCCAGCGCCCAGATGTCCACCGCTGCCCCGGCGTAGCTCTCGTCCCGGAACAGCTCCGGCGCCGCGTACGGGGGGGAGCCGCAGAAAGTGCTCAGTGTCTGGTTGCGGCCGCACACCGTGCTGAAGCCAAAGTCGCCCACCTTCACCCGGCCCCCCAGCGCTATGAAGATGTTCTCCGCCTTCAGGTCTCGGTGCACCGTGCCCTTCTCATGctgcagggggggagagggagagagggggggagtgagagtgagggggggtgagagaggggggagagttagaagggggcaggggagagagtggggaggcagggggagagagagatgggggggagagggagaggggatggagagaggagctGGACAGGGGCAGgggccgggggagggggaggggggggggagagggagaggggggggggggggagatgtaggagaggggggaaaaggagtgcgggggggtagagaggggtagaCAGCGTGGGGgaaagtgaggggggagagggagaggcagggatagaggaagagagggaaggaggcaGGAAGAGAGTGGGAAACGGGAGTGGGAGAGGGTGAGTAGGAGAGAGAGTGTGAAGGAGAGCATGGGAGAGGGCGATGAGGAGGGGAAGTGTGGGGGGAGcaaggggagatggagagggggagggatggatagggtgagagaaggagagggagagtgtgggagagagtgaatggggaagggaggaagagggaaagtGGGAGGGAGaacaagagagggagaggagagagaggtagagagggtgaGGTAGCCCAGCAGTCCAAGATccaacacacccctccctcctcgcTCCCCTACCCTACCCTCCCTGGGCCTGTAGTTGGTAGACCCATTAGGACAGGTTCCGAGGGATCTGGGCCacacactggcaggtgggactagtgtagatggggcatgtcggtcggtgtgggcaaagttgggctgaaaggcctgtttccacgctgtaccactcCATGACCAGGGTTCGATACTAACC
This portion of the Leucoraja erinacea ecotype New England chromosome 3, Leri_hhj_1, whole genome shotgun sequence genome encodes:
- the LOC129695288 gene encoding LOW QUALITY PROTEIN: serine/threonine-protein kinase NIM1-like (The sequence of the model RefSeq protein was modified relative to this genomic sequence to represent the inferred CDS: deleted 1 base in 1 codon), which codes for MTAVYALGAAVVSQSYADWGRNPGSEDGGGGGGQSLEEAGVAEGGGEEGARRQGEGGEVGGQRRRLTPLERLTHQLSHDEPTVREVTLGKRIGFYRLRGQIGAGNFSQVKLAVHSLTREKVAIKILDKTKLDQKTQRLLSREIASMERLHHPNIIRLYEVIETLSRLHLVMEYAGGGELFTRISAEGRLQEDEAKDIFAQIVSAVKHMHEKGTVHRDLKAENIFIALGGRVKVGDFGFSTVCGRNQTLSTFCGSPPYAAPELFRDESYAGAAVDIWALGVLLYFMVAGSMPFRADTVAKLKRSILEGVYPEPPHLSAPCGRLIRSLLRAAASERCSLQQLVHSEWMRGAHCCRPLDPFPLDPGHLAGGCQGLRREQEETRGALTGLGVTEAHMLESLGKGPRSPVTGLYRIVLHRAQRRQCPDLLPLPARPSLQRRDSTKIRARLRGQVSHTSKLCSIL